In one Calditerricola satsumensis genomic region, the following are encoded:
- a CDS encoding GerMN domain-containing protein: MVRFRTKGGVVAAVLAILMLVVAGCGLFGPNESSAPIDPPPNPQGNGDNEVSPDPPVGEGATPAAGEITQVVYLKSPEGYIVPWALRLPKPEGNEYAKQVLTYMVKGGPVEALLPEGFSAVLPEGTKVLGLSIKDGVATVDFSKEFAKYPPEDERKILEAVTWTLTEFDNVQRVVIWLEGKPLNVMPVGGTPVNAPLSRADGINLELADNVEPGRASYVTLYFQADTPSGKGSYFVPITRGIPRTEDLARATLEQLILGPRQESGLYSALLPSTRVLGVHVDKGVAVANFDDKLLAFSEKGASPEAIQSIVLSLTETTGAQQVLIQVNGKSAGVKAAAMDLSKPVARPAMVNPLTTETR, encoded by the coding sequence ATGGTTCGTTTCCGCACGAAGGGGGGCGTTGTGGCCGCCGTACTTGCCATCCTGATGCTGGTTGTGGCCGGATGCGGCCTGTTCGGCCCCAATGAATCGTCTGCGCCCATCGATCCACCGCCAAATCCTCAGGGAAACGGCGATAACGAGGTAAGCCCCGATCCGCCCGTGGGGGAAGGCGCGACGCCGGCGGCGGGCGAGATCACCCAAGTGGTGTACCTGAAGAGCCCGGAAGGCTACATCGTTCCGTGGGCGCTCCGCTTGCCCAAGCCGGAGGGGAACGAGTACGCCAAGCAGGTGCTGACCTACATGGTGAAGGGCGGCCCGGTCGAGGCGCTTCTGCCTGAAGGTTTCTCGGCCGTCCTGCCGGAAGGGACGAAGGTGCTCGGGCTGTCGATTAAGGACGGCGTGGCCACTGTGGATTTCTCGAAGGAATTTGCCAAATATCCGCCGGAGGATGAGCGCAAAATTCTGGAGGCTGTCACCTGGACGCTCACCGAGTTTGACAACGTCCAGCGCGTGGTCATCTGGCTTGAGGGCAAGCCGCTGAACGTCATGCCGGTGGGCGGAACGCCGGTCAACGCCCCGCTCAGCCGCGCCGACGGCATCAATCTGGAGCTGGCCGACAACGTGGAGCCGGGGCGCGCGTCCTACGTTACCCTCTACTTCCAGGCCGACACCCCGTCGGGCAAGGGGTCGTACTTCGTACCGATCACGCGCGGCATCCCCCGCACGGAGGATTTGGCGCGCGCTACGCTGGAGCAGCTGATTCTCGGGCCGCGCCAGGAGTCGGGCTTGTACAGCGCCCTGCTTCCCTCCACGCGCGTTCTCGGGGTCCATGTGGACAAAGGGGTGGCCGTGGCCAACTTTGACGACAAGTTGCTCGCCTTCAGCGAGAAGGGGGCGTCACCCGAGGCGATCCAGTCCATCGTGCTGTCGCTGACGGAAACGACCGGGGCCCAGCAGGTGCTCATCCAGGTGAACGGCAAGAGCGCGGGGGTTAAGGCGGCGGCGATGGACCTGTCGAAGCCGGTGGCCCGTCCGGCGATGGTCAACCCGTTGACGACCGAAACTCGATGA